A stretch of the Aegilops tauschii subsp. strangulata cultivar AL8/78 chromosome 4, Aet v6.0, whole genome shotgun sequence genome encodes the following:
- the LOC141022005 gene encoding protein FAR1-RELATED SEQUENCE 1-like: MWKNYVDHKDTIKRFVNPYHTIQQNCLATLDKKRHRTEEKAPSLETGFPIEIQASQVYTNEIFRKFQLELRNQTYFKCSDLAKGRQYFFKKIIEPGEKVWKPYPGEEFERSEFRVDVDEQKETYSCSCKKMSRDDIQCCHVLKVMDQTGMIDQLPKSFVIPKWTRNLSESLKVLSTSQGDSMTMQDDETMRFGLAYAELSDIYSNACRKEKAYRVLRECTVDMKIKVMAALAEEPDTGILAETLKNPPMSGSKGTKKGDRIKAGSEKKGKGNKAASKCGRCGVKGHRKTNCPDNPEVQERMRIEEENRKSQQEKRAR; this comes from the exons ATGTGGAAGAATTACGTCGACCACAAGGACACTATAAAAAGGTTTGTTAATCCGTATCACACGATTCAACAAAATTGCCTCGCCACGCTTGACAAGAAAAGACATCGAACAGAAGAGAAGGCGCCATCACTAGAGACGGGTTTTCCGATTGAAATACAAGCAAGTCAAGTATACACGAATGAAATTTTCAGGAAATTCCAGCTGGAGCTACGGAACCAGACTTACTTCAAATGCTCTGACCTGGCAAAGGGGAGGCAGTATTTTTTTAAAAAGATTATTGAGCCTGGAGAAAAAGTGTGGAAACCATATCCGGGCGAGGAATTTGAGAGGTCTGAGTTCAGGGTAGATGTGGATGAGCAAAAAGAAACATACAGTTGCAGCTGCAAGAAAATGAGTAGGGATGACATTCAGTGCTGCCATGTGCTTAAGGTGATGGACCAAACAGGCATGATCGATCAACTTCCAAAATCCTTTGTCATCCCCAAATGGACCAGGAATCTATCAGAGAGTCTGAAAGTTCTGTCTACAAGTCAAGGTGATAGCATGACCATGCAAGATGATGAAACTATGAGATTCGGCCTTGCTTACGCTGAGTTGTCGGATATCTATTCAAATGCTTGCAGAAAAGAGAAGGCATACCGTGTGCTGCGTGAGTGTACggtagatatgaaaataaaagtcATGGCGGCACTTGCCGAGGAACCAGACACAGGCATTCTTGCCGAAACTCTCAAGAACCCTCCCATGAGTGGCTCAAAGGGTACGAAAAAAGGAGATCGAATCAAAGCTGGTTCTGAGAAGAAAGGAAAAGGCAACAAAGCCGCATCCAAGTGCGGCCGTTGTGGAGTAAAGGGTCACAGGAAAACAAACTGCCCGGATAACCCAGAAGTCCAGGAGAGGATGAGGATTGAAGAGGAAAATAGGAAATCGCAGCAGGAGAAGAGGGCAAG GTAA